A section of the Leptospira kobayashii genome encodes:
- a CDS encoding DMT family transporter yields the protein MSRIFSPEFFLLLAALLWGGTFVAIKLALNSVPPFFFITIRFWIAGFAILILFRKSIFKKENLKRAVWFPSLLTAISVFIGYSFQTLGLVYTSATQSGFITGSYIIFVPILQIIFEHKYPSSRTWAATFIVLTGLFFISQNDSSFDHLFTKINFSLGDLLTLISAFCFAVYMIQIDYFSKKVSETSFVSFQILFTGLLATIVCPLEFYYFPRSEAIQLDIYFWVGVIYTSIFATILTTKIQTRFQKIISPARAGILFSLEPVFSYLLAYFVLGETLTRIGTLGSAFVLFGVLLSEMGKWNKRKD from the coding sequence ATGTCTCGCATATTTTCCCCTGAGTTCTTTCTTCTCTTAGCAGCGTTACTTTGGGGAGGTACTTTCGTTGCCATAAAACTAGCATTAAATTCAGTTCCCCCCTTCTTTTTTATAACAATTCGGTTTTGGATCGCGGGTTTCGCCATACTCATTTTATTTCGCAAATCCATATTTAAAAAGGAAAATCTAAAAAGGGCAGTCTGGTTTCCTTCGTTGCTAACCGCGATTTCCGTCTTTATTGGATACTCTTTTCAGACATTGGGACTCGTCTACACATCCGCAACCCAATCCGGATTCATCACAGGCTCCTATATCATTTTCGTTCCTATTTTGCAGATTATATTTGAACACAAATACCCTTCTTCCCGAACGTGGGCTGCCACTTTTATAGTTTTAACAGGATTGTTTTTTATTTCGCAAAATGATTCCTCTTTTGATCATTTATTCACTAAAATAAACTTCTCTTTGGGCGATCTATTAACATTGATTAGCGCATTTTGCTTTGCAGTTTATATGATTCAGATCGATTATTTCAGTAAAAAAGTTTCTGAAACTTCATTCGTATCGTTTCAGATATTATTTACAGGACTTCTGGCAACGATTGTTTGCCCTCTTGAATTTTACTATTTTCCAAGATCGGAAGCGATCCAATTGGATATTTATTTTTGGGTCGGTGTGATTTATACTTCGATCTTTGCCACGATTCTTACTACTAAGATCCAAACGCGCTTTCAAAAAATCATCTCTCCTGCGAGAGCAGGAATACTATTTTCATTGGAACCGGTGTTCTCCTATTTACTCGCCTATTTTGTTTTAGGCGAAACTTTGACCAGGATAGGAACCTTAGGTTCCGCATTCGTTCTTTTCGGGGTTTTGTTGTCCGAGATGGGGAAATGGAACAAAAGAAAAGATTAA
- the ung gene encoding uracil-DNA glycosylase has product MKDVQIEEGWKKALGDEFQKPYFQTLREFVRKEYQSSVIYPPAKQIFAAFDHCPFDRVKVVILGQDPYHGPGQANGLCFSVQPGIPFPPSLQNIFKEIQSDLGKPIPKDGDLSRWADQGVLLLNASLTVKANQAGSHQNQGWEDFTHTAIRILADNTKNLVFLLWGTFAQKKEELIDKSKHLVLKSPHPSPLSAHRGFFGNKHFSKTNEYLKQFGKEPIDW; this is encoded by the coding sequence ATGAAAGACGTTCAAATAGAGGAAGGCTGGAAAAAGGCCCTGGGAGATGAATTTCAAAAACCCTATTTCCAAACATTAAGGGAATTCGTAAGAAAAGAATATCAGTCTTCCGTAATTTATCCTCCCGCCAAACAGATATTTGCTGCGTTCGATCATTGTCCTTTTGACCGGGTGAAAGTGGTGATTCTGGGACAAGATCCTTACCACGGACCGGGACAGGCAAACGGACTTTGTTTTTCCGTGCAACCCGGCATCCCTTTTCCTCCTTCATTGCAAAATATCTTCAAAGAAATTCAGTCGGACTTAGGGAAACCCATTCCCAAAGACGGAGATCTATCCCGCTGGGCTGACCAAGGGGTGCTGCTCTTGAATGCAAGTCTTACCGTAAAAGCCAACCAAGCAGGTTCCCATCAAAATCAAGGTTGGGAAGATTTCACTCATACCGCCATACGAATATTAGCTGACAATACCAAGAACTTGGTTTTTCTTCTCTGGGGTACATTTGCCCAGAAAAAAGAAGAACTGATCGACAAATCAAAACATTTGGTTTTAAAATCCCCTCACCCTTCTCCGCTCTCCGCTCACAGAGGTTTCTTCGGAAACAAACATTTTAGTAAAACAAACGAGTATCTCAAACAATTCGGGAAAGAACCAATTGACTGGTAA
- a CDS encoding DMT family transporter produces the protein MTGNEKKGYFFVFLTGVFFAFEVIGFKEIFRRYKLAPEIAAFYGVFGSFIIVSGYFLFRKINRDKVILTVKRDGKVLLLGTFLNSIGIVLYYQALRISDLGPSAILIKTTVLYNVLLGVLFLKERLRNFEVFGIILALVGIYFISTLSGQISVESSILILISAFFFASQSYLIKRFVPEILGLEFAYLRLLLLSVFFIGYIYFIGTWEVLSTELILALTFFSLLGYFLGRAFYFQAHNYLPISKLNAALLIEPIFLMGIGILFMQEPFSIRKLIGSGLILLGLYLLFFHKRKQI, from the coding sequence TTGACTGGTAACGAAAAAAAGGGATATTTTTTCGTATTTCTCACCGGCGTTTTTTTTGCTTTCGAAGTCATCGGTTTCAAAGAAATTTTCCGAAGATACAAACTCGCCCCTGAAATTGCAGCCTTCTATGGAGTTTTCGGGTCTTTCATAATTGTATCGGGATATTTTTTATTTCGGAAAATAAACAGAGATAAGGTGATTTTAACAGTAAAAAGAGATGGAAAAGTTTTATTACTGGGAACTTTTTTAAACTCAATCGGAATCGTATTGTATTACCAGGCACTTCGGATTTCCGACCTAGGGCCTTCTGCGATTCTAATCAAAACAACAGTTCTTTATAATGTATTACTTGGAGTTTTGTTTCTAAAAGAGCGACTACGGAATTTTGAAGTTTTCGGCATTATACTCGCATTAGTCGGTATTTATTTCATATCCACATTGAGTGGTCAAATCAGCGTAGAGTCTTCGATTCTGATTCTTATCTCGGCTTTTTTCTTTGCCTCTCAAAGTTATCTGATCAAACGATTCGTTCCCGAGATCCTAGGACTGGAATTTGCATATTTAAGATTACTGTTACTATCCGTATTTTTTATCGGATATATTTATTTCATAGGAACTTGGGAAGTTTTATCTACCGAATTGATTTTGGCCCTTACGTTTTTTTCCCTTTTAGGGTATTTTTTGGGTAGAGCTTTTTATTTTCAGGCACATAATTATCTACCGATCAGCAAACTGAATGCCGCTTTGCTGATAGAACCTATTTTTCTTATGGGAATCGGGATTCTATTTATGCAGGAACCGTTTAGCATTCGTAAGCTGATTGGGTCCGGCTTGATTTTGCTTGGTTTGTATTTACTTTTTTTTCACAAAAGAAAACAAATTTAG
- a CDS encoding 4a-hydroxytetrahydrobiopterin dehydratase, giving the protein MSTSRPKALTPSELEEVLKKLTEWKIVTENQIQKLSREIRFKDFKEAFTFLNKVAEISEKFDHHAEIYNTYNFVRILLYTHTKTKITDLDREVAEEIEKLI; this is encoded by the coding sequence ATGAGCACAAGTCGCCCCAAAGCCCTTACCCCGAGCGAACTGGAGGAGGTCTTAAAAAAACTCACCGAATGGAAAATCGTAACTGAAAACCAGATCCAAAAGCTAAGTAGAGAAATTCGGTTCAAAGATTTCAAAGAAGCGTTTACCTTTCTAAACAAAGTGGCGGAGATTTCCGAAAAGTTCGACCACCATGCAGAGATTTATAATACATATAATTTTGTTCGCATCCTTCTCTACACTCATACCAAAACCAAGATCACCGACTTAGACCGGGAAGTAGCGGAAGAAATAGAAAAGTTGATTTAG
- a CDS encoding porin OmpL1 produces MLHSLRLGIMGILFLATALSLSAQAGPRSYVMFGIGGQFDLAQMGGTILKDGLDARSPVRDSQGNIAGGQQKAIYAENTLIGLNRSTNGLVGVKDNGAMTGLNLNVGYEKEGIFGINNLFWRINVNYTTKIAGGYTTSTFAGYKWLEQEWNYTAWTVPTYLGIKLFNAANDTAVYVAGGVNYYKGGWGVAGTIDGDILKNALPGVAGPGGSFLSDAPTPGIYKENAQFRASGFGLNWLIGAQTKVAEKGHIFFELETILSAGMGTAGTRSVGGASALAPIAAYPVVIGGQTYRFGYKLEL; encoded by the coding sequence ATGTTGCACTCACTTCGTTTAGGTATAATGGGGATTCTGTTTTTAGCTACGGCTCTTAGCCTTAGCGCTCAAGCAGGACCTCGTTCTTATGTCATGTTCGGTATCGGGGGTCAATTTGATTTGGCTCAAATGGGCGGAACCATTTTAAAAGACGGACTTGACGCTCGCAGTCCTGTACGGGACTCACAAGGAAATATAGCTGGTGGACAACAAAAAGCCATCTATGCGGAAAACACTTTAATTGGTCTGAACAGATCTACTAACGGTTTAGTAGGTGTGAAAGACAACGGAGCTATGACAGGATTAAACCTGAACGTAGGTTACGAGAAAGAAGGTATTTTCGGAATCAACAATCTCTTCTGGAGAATCAACGTAAACTATACTACTAAAATCGCAGGTGGTTACACTACTTCCACTTTCGCAGGATACAAGTGGTTAGAACAAGAGTGGAATTACACTGCTTGGACAGTTCCTACTTACTTAGGAATCAAACTTTTTAACGCTGCAAACGACACTGCTGTGTACGTTGCCGGTGGTGTGAACTACTACAAAGGCGGATGGGGAGTTGCAGGAACAATCGATGGAGACATTCTTAAGAATGCACTTCCTGGTGTTGCTGGTCCTGGTGGATCTTTTCTTAGTGATGCTCCTACTCCTGGGATCTACAAAGAAAATGCACAATTCCGTGCTAGCGGATTCGGTTTGAACTGGTTGATCGGTGCGCAAACAAAAGTAGCAGAAAAAGGACATATCTTCTTTGAACTAGAAACTATCCTTTCTGCAGGTATGGGAACTGCCGGAACAAGATCTGTGGGTGGAGCATCTGCTCTTGCTCCTATTGCGGCTTACCCAGTCGTAATCGGTGGTCAAACCTACCGTTTCGGTTACAAACTCGAGCTATAA
- the carA gene encoding glutamine-hydrolyzing carbamoyl-phosphate synthase small subunit: MKAFLVLENGVVMEGVSFGAETSSLGEVVFNTSMAGYQEILTDPSYKGQMINLTYPMIGNYGINPDDMESDRIHASGLIVKEYVSRPSNFQSKETLKDFLIRFGIPGIQGIDTRKLTRIIRNSGAMSGGIFVADSYSESFLEKVKSAPSMVGADLAKVVSTKEKYKFGEHTNNKYKLAVYDFGVKRNILKLLDSAGFNVHVFPAETKPESLLSENFDAYFLSNGPGDPEPLSYAIDAAKAIMKEKKPLFGICLGHQIIGLALGKKTTKLKFGHRGGNHPVRNEETKKIEITSQNHGFHVLEDSDKDTPTTRINLFDNTVAGLKKVGLPVMAVQYHPEASPGPHDSAYHFQEFYEMVNKTIKG, from the coding sequence ATGAAGGCTTTTTTAGTTTTAGAAAATGGAGTCGTGATGGAAGGGGTCTCTTTCGGAGCCGAAACATCCTCTCTGGGTGAGGTTGTTTTCAATACCTCTATGGCTGGTTATCAGGAAATTCTAACAGACCCGTCTTACAAAGGTCAGATGATTAACCTGACCTATCCGATGATCGGAAATTACGGCATCAATCCGGACGATATGGAATCAGATCGGATTCATGCCTCGGGACTCATCGTAAAAGAATACGTTTCCAGACCGTCCAATTTTCAATCCAAAGAAACATTAAAAGATTTTTTAATCAGATTCGGGATTCCCGGAATCCAGGGAATAGACACAAGAAAACTAACGAGAATTATACGAAACTCTGGAGCGATGTCCGGGGGTATTTTTGTAGCTGATTCCTATTCGGAAAGTTTTTTAGAAAAAGTAAAATCAGCTCCCAGCATGGTAGGCGCCGACTTAGCCAAAGTAGTATCAACTAAAGAAAAATACAAGTTCGGCGAACATACAAATAATAAGTACAAGCTTGCTGTCTATGATTTCGGTGTAAAAAGAAATATCTTGAAATTATTGGATAGTGCCGGTTTTAACGTGCATGTTTTCCCCGCTGAAACAAAACCGGAATCATTATTGTCGGAAAATTTTGACGCCTACTTCCTCTCCAACGGCCCGGGAGATCCAGAACCGTTGTCCTATGCGATCGATGCTGCCAAAGCGATCATGAAAGAAAAGAAACCTCTTTTTGGAATCTGCTTAGGCCACCAAATCATAGGTTTGGCGCTCGGGAAGAAGACCACCAAACTTAAGTTCGGTCATCGTGGAGGAAACCATCCGGTTCGAAACGAAGAAACTAAGAAAATCGAAATCACATCTCAAAACCATGGTTTCCATGTATTGGAAGATTCCGACAAAGACACTCCTACAACCAGAATCAATCTGTTTGACAATACTGTTGCCGGTCTGAAAAAAGTAGGTTTACCGGTGATGGCGGTTCAATACCATCCGGAAGCAAGTCCCGGACCGCACGACTCAGCGTATCATTTTCAAGAATTTTATGAAATGGTAAACAAAACTATAAAAGGATAA
- a CDS encoding MBOAT family O-acyltransferase: MLFNSIPFLVSFIVFFIIYSFLDRKKQNILLLLYGIYFYSYWNWKMTILLLFSISVNYLLGIYIEQQSDLKKKKKILYLGISLNLILLGWFKYALFLLGLIGDGIHLFNEGFSIWRPEILLPVGISFYTFHNISYLVEVESERIKASRSIVEFGVYDIFFPLLLAGPIERPNSLLPQLARDRRIEKNSMFHGISLVCWGIFQKAVIADPLAKFVDGSLANTGQLPDGLLWVVAPAFAFQVYADFSGYSNCARGLAYMMGFQLMNNFHRPFFATNPSEFWQRWHISLSSWLRDYVYIPLGGNRFGFVRQNINILIVWILGGLWHGATYGYLIWGIYLGLCIVVYNVFKRSVPKNSSEFQDSIFKYIGRTLTFFSFAFGLLLFRVNDFQDLLVCIKNILSFSKEVFSWAYVFIFILPILLFDSWQEKEKTKETDWKLTEKPYLFPVLFVFGFVVFSLISPFAKQEFFYFQF; encoded by the coding sequence ATGTTGTTCAATTCAATTCCGTTTTTAGTAAGCTTTATTGTTTTTTTTATAATCTATTCGTTTCTGGATAGAAAAAAACAAAACATATTACTTTTGTTATACGGAATTTATTTCTATTCCTATTGGAATTGGAAAATGACAATACTACTTTTGTTTTCCATATCCGTGAACTATCTACTCGGGATTTATATAGAACAACAATCCGACTTAAAGAAAAAAAAGAAAATATTATATTTGGGAATTTCGCTCAACTTAATTTTACTCGGCTGGTTTAAGTATGCACTTTTCCTATTGGGGTTGATTGGAGACGGAATTCATTTATTCAACGAAGGGTTTAGCATTTGGAGACCGGAAATTCTTTTGCCCGTTGGAATTTCATTTTATACATTCCATAATATTAGTTATTTGGTAGAAGTGGAAAGTGAAAGAATTAAGGCTTCCCGGAGTATTGTGGAATTCGGCGTGTATGATATTTTTTTTCCGCTGTTGCTTGCAGGACCCATTGAAAGGCCAAATTCACTTCTCCCTCAATTGGCGAGGGACAGAAGGATTGAAAAAAATTCCATGTTTCATGGTATAAGTCTTGTTTGTTGGGGAATTTTTCAGAAGGCAGTCATTGCAGATCCGTTGGCAAAATTTGTAGACGGATCATTGGCGAATACAGGTCAGTTGCCGGATGGTTTGTTATGGGTAGTCGCTCCTGCCTTCGCTTTTCAAGTATATGCGGACTTCTCCGGTTATTCCAATTGTGCCCGGGGGCTTGCCTACATGATGGGGTTTCAGTTGATGAATAATTTTCATAGGCCTTTTTTCGCAACAAATCCATCCGAGTTTTGGCAACGATGGCATATTTCACTTTCCAGTTGGCTAAGAGATTATGTATATATTCCGTTAGGTGGAAATAGGTTCGGTTTTGTAAGACAAAATATAAACATACTGATTGTGTGGATTCTCGGAGGTTTGTGGCACGGGGCAACGTACGGGTATTTGATTTGGGGTATTTATTTGGGACTTTGCATTGTAGTTTACAACGTATTTAAACGATCTGTTCCAAAGAATAGTTCTGAATTCCAAGATAGCATCTTCAAATATATAGGACGAACGTTAACATTTTTTAGTTTTGCTTTCGGCCTGTTATTATTTCGAGTCAATGATTTTCAGGATTTACTTGTTTGCATAAAGAACATTCTTTCGTTTTCCAAAGAAGTATTCAGTTGGGCTTATGTTTTTATTTTTATCTTACCGATTCTTTTGTTTGATTCTTGGCAGGAGAAAGAAAAAACCAAAGAAACGGACTGGAAGTTGACGGAAAAACCTTATCTGTTTCCTGTTTTATTTGTTTTCGGTTTCGTTGTCTTCTCACTTATCTCTCCATTCGCCAAACAAGAGTTTTTCTACTTTCAATTTTGA
- a CDS encoding GAF domain-containing protein yields MGLLDKAEKVQSAVAKSGPADKPSAKPPSLLKKAEDFLKSNETTDWIDDDLSMPASEISDDLPVPDGEEEIDLSDLPDFEQLSDGDDSDFWNDDEEHKDDTSDIGDLFGDEENTSATDEAEDDSLLEYEPELDESPEPQTSEEEEDLSMDLPEEPEPITTPEPVAEEEEPGFELPSEPEDDSKSEIAELPEVNLFDEWEKEAQTESSKHPIQPPEEDAASSDKQFLFDDESDFGTAPMAHHLASKKRIENYQAVFEITKEIASSNEFSEFFENLVYSIIGQVGCSSVVIFTSTNPEVSRWDAVEAQGLDLKENWSLFPSDDIYQRILDSETVIYAGDLKRSRLPERELTILNELDAEILVPLRNKEECYGFLSLGKLINGEEYITDDLEFVKIVGDIAGSVFTRVAQFEKLTEELTNAKQVIETNESVLQFAREFASVRKMDDAYDLLIENVKKKLGVKQFSFLVLDSETRSDYVIFGSNFILPERAKDFKLSKDSDIVGMVSNVPGVYKLENFRDDVELKSIFTNDELGVMSEFTILPIINLNWLVGMVIVHSTGKPWTDITRDVAVAMLETSAPVFANLLILSEKEALFRNPFNPLESKILSEIEKAKDLNLSFTVSLFKIQNVPRMINLFGAGKFARYADTLRKTIIDHIGENDFFTRVGQGKFAIILHGKDKEESEIVIRKIKSSFVKKDDFFDANFKPSYRILTLAYPTDTKDKNQFLEMIEEA; encoded by the coding sequence GTGGGACTTCTAGATAAAGCAGAGAAGGTTCAATCTGCTGTGGCCAAATCCGGTCCTGCCGATAAACCTTCCGCAAAACCACCTTCCTTACTTAAAAAAGCGGAAGATTTTTTAAAATCAAACGAGACTACCGATTGGATTGATGATGATCTTTCCATGCCTGCAAGTGAAATCAGTGATGATCTTCCTGTTCCTGACGGGGAAGAGGAGATTGATTTAAGCGATCTTCCCGACTTTGAACAGTTATCCGACGGGGATGACAGTGATTTTTGGAACGATGACGAAGAACACAAAGACGATACATCCGATATAGGCGACTTGTTCGGTGATGAAGAAAACACTTCCGCAACCGATGAAGCCGAAGACGATTCCCTTCTGGAATACGAACCGGAGTTAGATGAAAGCCCCGAACCTCAAACTTCCGAAGAGGAGGAAGATCTTTCCATGGATCTTCCGGAAGAACCCGAACCTATAACAACACCTGAACCGGTAGCGGAAGAAGAAGAGCCGGGTTTTGAATTGCCTTCCGAACCTGAGGACGATTCCAAATCGGAAATTGCCGAATTACCGGAAGTCAATCTCTTCGATGAATGGGAGAAGGAAGCTCAAACAGAATCATCCAAACATCCGATCCAACCTCCCGAGGAAGATGCCGCATCAAGCGACAAACAGTTCTTATTCGATGATGAGTCCGATTTTGGAACAGCTCCTATGGCACATCATCTCGCTTCTAAAAAAAGAATAGAGAACTACCAGGCTGTATTTGAAATCACAAAGGAAATCGCATCTTCCAACGAGTTCTCCGAATTTTTTGAAAACCTGGTTTATAGTATCATTGGCCAAGTAGGATGTTCTTCCGTAGTTATTTTTACATCGACAAATCCTGAAGTAAGCAGATGGGATGCAGTGGAAGCGCAAGGGTTGGACTTAAAAGAAAATTGGTCTTTATTTCCTTCGGATGATATCTATCAAAGAATTTTAGACAGTGAGACGGTAATATACGCCGGAGATTTAAAAAGATCCAGACTACCGGAAAGAGAATTAACCATCTTAAACGAGTTAGACGCCGAAATATTGGTTCCACTTCGTAATAAAGAGGAATGTTACGGATTTTTATCTCTTGGAAAACTTATCAACGGCGAAGAATACATCACTGATGATTTGGAATTCGTTAAAATAGTAGGCGATATCGCAGGCTCCGTATTTACCAGAGTAGCTCAGTTTGAGAAATTAACCGAAGAATTGACCAATGCCAAACAAGTGATCGAGACGAATGAGTCAGTTCTTCAATTCGCACGGGAATTCGCATCCGTTCGCAAAATGGATGATGCTTACGACCTTCTGATTGAAAACGTCAAAAAGAAACTGGGAGTGAAACAATTTTCCTTCCTGGTTCTCGATTCGGAAACCCGTTCCGATTATGTGATCTTCGGCTCTAATTTCATTTTACCGGAAAGAGCAAAGGATTTCAAACTCAGTAAGGATTCGGATATAGTAGGTATGGTTTCCAATGTTCCCGGTGTTTACAAATTGGAAAATTTTCGAGATGACGTTGAATTAAAATCCATATTTACAAATGATGAATTGGGCGTAATGTCCGAATTTACCATTCTTCCGATTATCAACTTGAATTGGTTAGTTGGTATGGTGATCGTCCATTCTACGGGAAAACCTTGGACTGATATCACTCGTGATGTGGCGGTCGCAATGTTGGAAACATCGGCACCTGTATTTGCAAATCTTTTGATTCTTTCCGAAAAAGAGGCTTTATTCCGAAATCCTTTCAATCCTTTGGAATCGAAAATCCTTTCCGAAATTGAAAAAGCAAAAGATTTGAATCTTTCTTTTACCGTATCATTGTTTAAAATCCAAAATGTTCCCAGGATGATCAATCTGTTCGGTGCGGGAAAATTTGCACGTTATGCGGATACTTTGCGTAAAACAATCATTGATCATATCGGTGAAAACGATTTTTTCACAAGGGTAGGGCAGGGCAAGTTTGCTATTATTCTGCACGGAAAGGACAAAGAAGAATCGGAAATCGTAATTCGAAAGATAAAATCATCCTTTGTTAAAAAGGATGATTTCTTTGATGCGAATTTCAAACCTTCCTATCGGATTTTGACGTTGGCTTATCCAACCGATACAAAAGACAAAAACCAATTTCTGGAAATGATCGAAGAAGCATAG
- a CDS encoding SLBB domain-containing protein produces MIQKFALGTALVVSVLALAFYLKEHPSLQKRIYSPEEIHVKITGPVKNPGIYTMESGATGKDLIERAGGLLPHVHVSLEENSLEQLLVDGQAIDLGKR; encoded by the coding sequence TTGATTCAAAAATTTGCACTCGGTACTGCGCTCGTTGTAAGTGTTTTGGCTCTTGCATTTTACTTGAAGGAACATCCATCTCTGCAAAAAAGAATCTATTCTCCGGAAGAAATTCATGTTAAAATAACGGGGCCAGTGAAAAACCCCGGAATTTATACTATGGAGTCAGGAGCTACCGGGAAGGATTTGATTGAGCGGGCAGGGGGATTATTGCCCCATGTGCATGTATCTTTGGAGGAGAATAGCTTGGAACAATTGTTAGTCGATGGCCAGGCTATAGATTTGGGAAAACGGTAA
- the atpC gene encoding ATP synthase F1 subunit epsilon, producing the protein MEKNLSLTIISPDKILYEGKVESAILPGAIGYFGVLPGHAPLVSQLDHGLMRLKIEGKEFRIAIDGGFCEVKNNEIRVLTEGGDSEDDITHDHAEELLRDIEALPHSQEKEIQLKKAKVRILLHQR; encoded by the coding sequence ATGGAAAAAAACCTATCTCTTACAATCATCTCTCCTGACAAGATCCTCTACGAGGGGAAGGTGGAATCTGCCATCCTTCCCGGCGCGATAGGATACTTTGGAGTTTTACCGGGACATGCTCCTTTGGTTTCCCAATTGGATCATGGGCTGATGCGCCTTAAAATTGAAGGAAAAGAGTTCCGAATTGCCATTGATGGCGGATTTTGCGAAGTGAAAAACAACGAGATTCGGGTTTTGACCGAAGGTGGCGACTCGGAAGACGACATCACTCACGACCACGCAGAAGAATTGCTTCGTGATATAGAGGCACTTCCTCATTCCCAAGAAAAAGAAATTCAATTAAAGAAAGCAAAAGTTCGCATTTTACTGCACCAACGTTAA
- the atpD gene encoding F0F1 ATP synthase subunit beta, whose amino-acid sequence MNKGKIKQIIGSVLDISFETGNIPEIYNAVEIKTKVNGNDVKITAEVQQHIGDNTVRAISLQSTDGLKRGLEVIDTGSPITVPVGTKTLGRIFNVLGETIDELGDMPKDIEKRPIHRNAPTYEEIKPKTEIFETGIKVIDLLAPYIKGGKTGLFGGAGVGKTVLIQELINNIAKQHGGYSVFAGVGERTREGNDLWHEMKDSGVIDKTVLCFGQMNEPPGARLRVALSALTMAEHFRDQSGSDILLFVDNIFRFSQAGSEVSALLGRMPSAVGYQPTLATEMGGLQERITSTTKGSITSVQAIYVPADDLTDPAPATAFTHLDATTVLSRAISEKGIYPAVDPLDSTSRIMNPAILGDEHYDTAREVQRILQRYKDLQDIIAILGMDELSEDDKILVARARRLEKFLSQPFHVAEQFTGRPGKYVKLADTIRSFKGIIEGKFDSLPEQAFYMVGSIDEVVEAAKQLKS is encoded by the coding sequence ATGAATAAAGGCAAAATCAAACAAATCATCGGTTCGGTATTAGACATTAGTTTCGAAACAGGAAACATTCCTGAAATTTACAATGCTGTTGAAATCAAAACAAAAGTGAATGGCAATGATGTGAAAATCACTGCCGAGGTTCAACAACACATCGGTGACAATACTGTCCGTGCCATTTCCCTTCAATCCACTGACGGTCTCAAAAGAGGCTTGGAAGTGATTGATACCGGATCTCCTATCACTGTTCCGGTAGGAACAAAAACTCTCGGTCGTATTTTTAATGTGTTAGGTGAAACTATCGACGAATTAGGCGATATGCCGAAAGACATCGAAAAAAGACCGATTCATAGAAACGCTCCTACTTATGAAGAAATCAAACCGAAGACTGAGATTTTTGAAACAGGAATCAAAGTCATCGACTTACTTGCTCCTTACATCAAAGGGGGAAAAACAGGTCTTTTCGGTGGTGCGGGAGTTGGTAAAACAGTTCTCATTCAAGAGTTGATCAATAACATCGCAAAACAACATGGTGGATATTCCGTGTTTGCCGGTGTAGGGGAAAGAACAAGGGAAGGAAACGACCTTTGGCATGAGATGAAGGACTCCGGAGTTATTGACAAAACTGTATTGTGTTTTGGTCAGATGAACGAACCACCGGGTGCCCGTCTTCGTGTGGCTCTTTCCGCTTTGACAATGGCGGAACATTTTCGTGACCAATCCGGTTCCGACATTCTATTATTCGTAGATAACATCTTCCGATTTTCCCAAGCGGGTTCTGAGGTTTCGGCGCTTCTAGGTCGTATGCCTTCTGCCGTAGGATACCAACCGACTCTGGCAACAGAGATGGGGGGATTACAAGAACGAATCACTTCCACAACAAAAGGTTCCATTACTTCCGTGCAAGCGATCTACGTTCCTGCCGACGACTTAACTGACCCGGCTCCAGCTACTGCATTCACTCACTTGGATGCAACTACAGTTCTTTCCCGTGCCATTTCCGAAAAAGGGATTTACCCTGCTGTGGATCCGCTCGATTCCACATCCAGAATCATGAACCCTGCTATTCTTGGGGATGAACATTATGATACGGCAAGGGAAGTACAAAGAATTCTTCAAAGATACAAAGATTTACAAGATATCATCGCCATCCTTGGTATGGACGAACTTTCCGAAGATGATAAAATTCTTGTGGCTCGTGCGAGAAGATTGGAAAAATTCCTTTCTCAACCGTTCCATGTGGCGGAACAATTCACTGGCCGTCCTGGTAAGTATGTGAAATTGGCTGATACTATCCGTTCTTTCAAAGGAATCATTGAAGGTAAATTCGATAGCCTTCCGGAACAAGCATTCTATATGGTCGGTTCGATTGATGAAGTGGTGGAAGCTGCAAAACAGTTGAAATCTTAA